The following are from one region of the Anomaloglossus baeobatrachus isolate aAnoBae1 chromosome 1, aAnoBae1.hap1, whole genome shotgun sequence genome:
- the LOC142249006 gene encoding TP53-regulated inhibitor of apoptosis 1-B, with product MNSVGEECTEMKREYDQCFNRWFAEKFLRGEGSGDPCDELFQRYRHCVQKAIKDKEIPVDGVEFMGPSKDKPECDGGS from the exons ATGAACAGTGTTGGGGAAGAATGTACAGAAATGAAGCGCGAGTATGACCAGTGCTTCAACCGGTGGTTCGCGGAGAAGTTTCTTCGAGGGGAAGGCAGCGGGGACCCGTGTGACGAGCTGTTCCAGCGGTACCGGCATTGTGTGCAG AAAGCCATTAAGGACAAGGAGATCCCGGTAGACGGAGTGGAGTTCATGGGACCGAGCAAAGACAAACCGGAATGTGACGGAGGGTCGTGA